gtaatatatttagGATAGTTTCTTATTAAAttatagagattttttgttttgttttggtggaCACATTCTTATCTGTTTCTAAGCATAACAATATGAGGTTAAAAAATCGGGTTTACTCGAGTAGTTTCTACCCAAAAGCCTCTTTGATTTCtcctttatttggttttagctATGGTTGGAGTCCTGGATATGTGTATACGTTTAGGACAGTTGAATTTAAGTCGGAACAAtctaacgtttttttttttttttttttttttgaatgaacaAATTAAAGTTAACTTTGAGGACAAAGTTTGATCTGAGTTCTCTATTTTCGTCACTTTTTGATGGAAACTAATTAGAACGAGCATGTAGTTAGTGAGTGTTATAGGCTTATAGCTCCAGTTTAGCTGAGCACTCTCAAAAGCTTGGGACACAAAATGACTCTTTCTTGCACATATGTTTTGGTTCTTGTGATGAATCGACAGGCCCTGAGCTAGACAGATTGGCTGAGTTGGCCGGGAAAAACAATTTGTACTTGGTAGTGGGAGCGATAGAGAAGGATGGGTATACACTCTATTGCACAGCCCTTTTCTTTAGTCCTCAAGGTCGGTTCTTGGGTAAGCACCGTAAGCTCATGCCGACAACTATGGAACGTTGCATCTGGGGTCAAGGGGACGGATCAACCATCCCCGTTTACGACACTCCCATTGGCAAACTCGGTGCTGCTATTTGCTGGGAAAATAGGATGCCCCTCTACAGAACTGCATTGTACGCCAAAGGTCAGCTTTTATTTTAATGCAGTGTAGTGTGACACATATTAAAAACCATTTGATGTATGAATTCTTTTAacaattttcgattttggtacGAAGGCATTGAGATTTATTGTGCACCCACTGCTGATGGTTCAAAGGAGTGGCAATCTTCAATGATGCACATTGCACTAGAAGGTGGATGTTTCGTGTTGTCAGCTTGCCAGTTCTGCCTGCGTAAAGACTTCCCTGACCATCCTGATTACTTGTTTACGGACATGGATGACAACAAAGAACAGGATGCTATTGTCTCCCAAGGCGGAAGTGTCATTATTTCACCTTTAGGACAGGTTCTTGCC
The Camelina sativa cultivar DH55 chromosome 6, Cs, whole genome shotgun sequence genome window above contains:
- the LOC104790687 gene encoding nitrilase 2-like, which translates into the protein MSSAKEMLTVKNTTPVDGVAPSSIVRVTIVQASTVYNNTPATLDKAEKYIAEAASKGAELVLFPEAFIGGYPRGFRFGLAAGVHNEEGRDEFRKYHASAIKVPGPELDRLAELAGKNNLYLVVGAIEKDGYTLYCTALFFSPQGRFLGKHRKLMPTTMERCIWGQGDGSTIPVYDTPIGKLGAAICWENRMPLYRTALYAKGIEIYCAPTADGSKEWQSSMMHIALEGGCFVLSACQFCLRKDFPDHPDYLFTDMDDNKEQDAIVSQGGSVIISPLGQVLAGPNFESEGLITADLDLGDIARAKLYFDAVGHYSRPDVLHLTVNEHPKKPVTFVTKVEKAEDDSNN